TTCCACTTTCCTCCTTCTCCTGTTTCCTTTCCCCGCTGATCGTCAGGACCCCGTTCTCCAAATTGACCTTGACATCCTCTTTTTTAACCTCGGGGATTTCGGCCTTGATCAAGAACTCTTTGCTGGTCTCAGCAATATCGACCCTGGGGGCCCAGTTCCTTGCGACATCTCCCGTCGTTGTGAGTTGGTTTTGCGAGCCACCAGCCCTGGTATAACGATCGAATAAATCTTCTATTTCGCGCCACGGGTCCCACGTCATAATTGCCATATTGTCCTCCATTTATACGGGATTTTGCGTACCCTCGAAGACAGCCCGCATTTCCGCCAATCGGGGTCTGTTGCTGCCGGTTGCCCCTTGAGGCCAGCAACCACCATAGAAAAGCCGAGCAAGCCATCAGGAATCACATCCTTCGGCAGCTCGGCTATCCTTCGCCAGAAAGGATCCGTAGCATTCCGTCGCCCTCCTTACAGAGGGGTTGGCTTTATCGGGACGCACAATATCCCACGGCTGATAGTTACCTTGTATCAGGTTTTATGGGGGAATCAAGTTTGTGCGTCAGGGTGGCCAATAATACGCCACACGCGCAAAAAAGCCCCCTAACTCAGATGATTTAGAGGGCTTTTTCGCAGGGCGACTCCAGCTTTTTAATGCGGTGAAACAGGGTCTATTTTTTTCGCACGTT
Above is a genomic segment from Geopsychrobacter electrodiphilus DSM 16401 containing:
- a CDS encoding Hsp20/alpha crystallin family protein encodes the protein MAIMTWDPWREIEDLFDRYTRAGGSQNQLTTTGDVARNWAPRVDIAETSKEFLIKAEIPEVKKEDVKVNLENGVLTISGERKQEKEESGKRFHRVERQYGSFTRSFTLPDNVDQSKVEATFKDGMLNIAIEKTEAARPKKIEIKVK